The following are encoded together in the Aciduricibacillus chroicocephali genome:
- a CDS encoding LTA synthase family protein, which yields MKKMLSSKMGFFAVAVVLLWLKSYFIYLFEFNLDIKNGMQQFLLFFNPLSSALIFLGLAFFAKGKRAGIWIIVIEAFMGFLLYANVVFYRFNSDFITLPTLTQTSNFGSLGGSIADLLQWHDLLYVLDLVILITLFVRTHKAWSPDRVQFRKPLLLLTTGAIAFTVNLSLAEIDRPQLLKRTFDRNYIVKYLGAYNFAIYDGIQNLKTSTQRVLADSSDITEVENYTKNKYAEPTAEYFGKAKGKNIIKIHLESFQTFLIDYKLHGEEVTPFLNSLVHDKKQNFTYFDNFFHQTEQGKTADAEFIMDNSLYGLPQGAAFVTKGNNTYQSLPAILHEKGNYTSAVFHGDNKSFWNRDEVYKRLGIDEFYDSSYYDMSEDKVINYGLKDKPFFEESVPLLKSMKKPFYSHLITLTNHHPYLIDEKEATIDPAETGDPSVDRYFQTARYMDESLEQFFKDLKEAGLYDDSVIMLYGDHYGISDNHKRAMSELLGEEITNFKQAQLQRVPLMIKVPGVKGKGTVHEYSGQMDVVPTLLHLQGIKAKDYIQFGTDLFSKDHKDFVPMRNGNFYTPKYSYVKDVFYDNQTGEKISEPTEEMLKMKETAHHELDLSDKVLYGDLLRFYKPNNDWKPIDHTKYIYGKQAVENRE from the coding sequence ATGAAGAAAATGCTTTCTTCCAAGATGGGGTTCTTTGCTGTAGCAGTCGTTTTGCTTTGGCTTAAATCGTACTTCATCTATTTGTTCGAGTTTAATCTCGACATTAAGAATGGCATGCAGCAATTTCTGCTATTCTTTAACCCGCTGAGTTCTGCGCTAATTTTCCTGGGCCTTGCCTTTTTTGCAAAAGGAAAACGCGCGGGAATCTGGATTATTGTCATCGAAGCGTTCATGGGCTTCTTGCTCTATGCCAACGTTGTCTTCTATCGGTTCAACTCCGATTTCATCACATTGCCAACATTGACACAGACAAGCAACTTCGGAAGTCTTGGGGGCAGTATCGCAGACTTGCTTCAATGGCACGATCTATTGTATGTGCTGGACCTTGTAATTTTAATTACATTGTTTGTACGCACACATAAAGCATGGTCTCCAGACCGTGTTCAGTTCCGCAAGCCGCTCTTGCTCTTGACAACTGGTGCTATCGCCTTTACCGTCAACTTGAGCTTGGCTGAGATTGATCGTCCGCAATTGCTTAAAAGAACTTTCGACCGTAACTATATCGTGAAATATCTTGGTGCTTATAACTTTGCCATTTATGATGGCATTCAAAACCTAAAAACTTCAACACAGCGTGTTCTTGCCGATTCAAGCGACATTACTGAAGTTGAAAACTATACAAAGAATAAGTACGCCGAACCAACCGCCGAATACTTCGGGAAAGCTAAGGGTAAAAACATCATCAAGATTCATTTGGAGTCCTTCCAAACGTTCCTGATCGACTACAAACTCCATGGTGAAGAAGTAACACCGTTCCTGAACTCTCTTGTTCATGACAAAAAGCAGAATTTCACATACTTTGATAACTTCTTCCACCAAACCGAGCAAGGTAAAACAGCTGATGCGGAATTCATTATGGATAACTCGCTTTATGGTCTTCCGCAAGGGGCAGCTTTTGTAACAAAAGGTAATAACACGTACCAATCATTGCCTGCAATTCTTCATGAAAAAGGCAATTACACAAGTGCCGTCTTCCATGGTGACAACAAATCATTCTGGAATCGTGATGAAGTCTACAAACGTCTAGGTATTGACGAATTCTATGATTCTTCCTACTATGACATGAGTGAAGACAAGGTAATCAACTATGGTTTGAAAGATAAGCCATTTTTCGAAGAATCCGTTCCTTTACTGAAGTCAATGAAGAAACCATTCTATTCTCACTTGATCACCTTGACAAACCACCATCCTTATCTCATTGATGAGAAGGAAGCAACAATTGACCCGGCTGAAACTGGCGACCCTTCTGTTGACCGCTACTTCCAGACTGCACGTTACATGGATGAATCGTTAGAACAGTTCTTCAAAGATCTAAAAGAAGCCGGATTGTATGATGACTCAGTTATTATGTTGTACGGTGACCATTATGGCATCTCCGACAATCATAAGCGTGCAATGTCAGAGCTTCTTGGAGAAGAAATTACGAACTTCAAACAAGCTCAGTTACAGCGTGTACCACTCATGATTAAGGTTCCTGGTGTTAAAGGCAAAGGTACTGTACATGAGTACAGTGGACAAATGGACGTAGTACCAACATTGCTCCACTTGCAAGGAATTAAAGCAAAAGACTATATTCAATTCGGTACAGATCTCTTCTCCAAGGACCATAAAGACTTCGTACCAATGCGTAATGGAAACTTCTATACGCCTAAATACAGCTATGTAAAAGATGTCTTCTATGACAACCAAACTGGCGAGAAAATCAGTGAGCCGACTGAAGAAATGCTTAAAATGAAAGAAACAGCTCACCATGAACTTGATCTTTCAGACAAAGTACTTTATGGTGATTTGCTGCGTTTCTACAAGCCAAATAACGATTGGAAACCGATCGACCATACGAAATATATTTATGGGAAACAGGCTGTAGAGAATCGCGAATAA
- the leuD gene encoding 3-isopropylmalate dehydratase small subunit gives MEAIQKHEGLVYPLNRTNIDTDQIIPKQFLKRIERTGFGEFVFYNWRFDDDGNIREDFDMNHEKYKGASVLITGENFGCGSSREHAPWALLDYGFKVIIAPSFADIFYNNAMKNGIILIKMDEGFLKDWMDRAEEGELRLFVDLEKQIIVDESENKRISFDIPAHHKEKLLNGWDDIAITMQLDDKIAAYEKATGK, from the coding sequence ATGGAAGCCATACAGAAACATGAGGGGCTTGTTTACCCACTTAATCGGACGAATATTGACACGGACCAGATCATCCCTAAGCAGTTTTTGAAACGGATTGAACGTACTGGGTTTGGGGAATTCGTTTTCTACAATTGGCGATTCGATGATGACGGTAATATCCGAGAAGACTTTGATATGAATCACGAGAAGTATAAAGGTGCTTCCGTTCTCATTACAGGTGAGAACTTTGGTTGCGGTTCTTCTCGTGAACACGCACCATGGGCATTGCTTGATTACGGATTTAAAGTAATCATCGCGCCAAGCTTTGCAGATATTTTCTATAATAATGCAATGAAGAACGGCATCATTCTTATCAAGATGGATGAAGGTTTCTTGAAAGACTGGATGGATCGCGCTGAAGAAGGTGAACTCCGTCTCTTCGTTGATTTGGAAAAACAGATCATTGTTGATGAATCTGAGAACAAACGCATTTCCTTTGATATTCCTGCTCACCATAAAGAAAAGCTTCTGAATGGCTGGGATGATATCGCAATTACCATGCAGCTAGATGATAAAATTGCTGCTTATGAAAAAGCGACCGGCAAATGA
- the ilvA gene encoding threonine ammonia-lyase, producing the protein MINTTGATLLEERETIGDCLTGEKVHVALERLTPIVHRTPLITSTTTNNIVGKHVYFKMENQQKTGAFKFRGASFKLMQLTPEQLKRGVITASAGNHAQGVAHAAAKLGVNATIFMSESTPIAKIEATRNYGANVVLTGETFQEALEASLQRQKETGAVYVHPFDDYDIMAGQGTIAMEMLKQEDRIDTILVPIGGGGLISGIAVAAKYVNRNIRIIGVQSANANAIYKSFHSNIVQSTDTCQTIAEGIAVKTPGTLTLPVIRKYVDDIITVTDEEIASAILYMLERNKTLMEGAGAATLAALFAYSKEIKSRHCGLVVSGGNMDIGAMPMIQQLAQKKNFPA; encoded by the coding sequence ATGATAAATACAACTGGAGCAACACTACTTGAGGAGCGTGAAACCATTGGGGATTGCCTGACTGGAGAAAAAGTCCATGTGGCATTGGAGCGTTTGACACCAATAGTGCACAGGACACCATTAATTACGTCGACTACTACAAATAACATAGTCGGCAAACATGTTTATTTTAAAATGGAAAATCAGCAAAAGACGGGTGCTTTTAAGTTCAGAGGCGCCAGCTTCAAGTTAATGCAGCTGACACCAGAGCAATTAAAAAGAGGCGTTATTACTGCTTCTGCGGGCAACCATGCTCAAGGTGTTGCACATGCAGCAGCAAAGCTCGGCGTAAATGCAACGATTTTTATGTCAGAGAGTACACCGATTGCTAAGATAGAAGCAACTCGTAACTATGGCGCAAATGTAGTCCTAACAGGGGAAACCTTCCAAGAAGCACTGGAAGCTTCATTGCAACGCCAGAAGGAAACAGGAGCTGTCTATGTCCATCCATTTGATGACTATGATATTATGGCCGGTCAAGGTACAATCGCGATGGAAATGCTAAAGCAGGAAGATCGCATTGATACAATTCTTGTTCCAATCGGTGGTGGCGGACTGATTAGCGGCATCGCTGTTGCAGCGAAGTATGTAAACCGGAACATTCGCATCATTGGTGTGCAATCAGCGAATGCGAATGCAATTTATAAAAGTTTTCATAGTAATATCGTCCAATCGACTGATACATGTCAGACGATTGCTGAAGGAATTGCTGTAAAAACACCGGGAACACTGACATTGCCTGTCATTCGCAAATATGTCGATGATATCATCACCGTAACAGATGAGGAGATTGCTTCTGCAATCCTTTATATGCTAGAACGGAACAAGACACTTATGGAAGGTGCGGGAGCCGCAACACTTGCTGCACTCTTTGCTTATAGCAAAGAGATCAAATCGCGCCATTGTGGATTGGTCGTAAGTGGTGGTAACATGGATATCGGAGCGATGCCGATGATCCAGCAACTCGCTCAGAAGAAAAACTTTCCCGCTTGA
- a CDS encoding spore coat protein translates to MLNQNQNQQQNMTTSHQVPNQFMHAGHEMFDAHEAIRTIAGGLEQCLMYEQHVQDPELKGIMQRQKAFNSQLYNTMIETLKTGQKPSVSTQVYNMDQGTNNLTIYGTKPAQPKPPAASVQDISDKCIAGFVLGNLKTAASCCTMAALEATNPVMRRVFADSVPNLIEEAYEVFLYSNKKGYYQVPQLKDEDMQNMMSGFAPIQTTTH, encoded by the coding sequence ATGCTTAACCAAAACCAGAACCAACAGCAAAACATGACAACTTCTCATCAAGTTCCAAACCAATTCATGCATGCAGGCCATGAGATGTTTGATGCCCATGAAGCGATAAGAACGATTGCAGGCGGTTTAGAACAGTGCTTGATGTATGAACAGCATGTACAAGACCCTGAATTGAAAGGGATCATGCAGCGCCAAAAAGCGTTTAACTCGCAATTGTACAACACGATGATTGAAACACTAAAAACTGGTCAGAAGCCATCCGTATCCACACAGGTATATAATATGGATCAAGGCACAAATAACTTGACAATTTATGGCACTAAACCAGCACAGCCGAAACCTCCTGCTGCTTCTGTACAGGATATTAGCGATAAATGCATTGCTGGGTTCGTACTTGGCAACCTGAAAACAGCTGCTTCATGCTGTACAATGGCTGCTCTAGAAGCGACAAACCCTGTAATGCGACGCGTATTCGCAGACAGTGTTCCGAACCTTATTGAAGAAGCTTATGAAGTCTTCCTCTACTCCAACAAAAAAGGCTATTACCAAGTTCCGCAACTCAAGGATGAAGACATGCAGAACATGATGAGCGGTTTCGCTCCGATTCAAACAACTACTCATTAA
- the leuB gene encoding 3-isopropylmalate dehydrogenase, translating into MTKKIVLLPGDGIGREIMGSAKAVLETVAEKFGHEFEFETHAIGGDAYDRLGEPLPEETVQACEGADAILLGAVGGHKWDSLPKHLRPEQGLLGIRKKLGLFANLRPIKGFKPLLHASPLKEEIVAGSDILIIRELTGGLYFGKPSERRDNGNVVVDTLYYERHEIERIVEQAFNSAMLRNKHLVSVDKANVLESSRMWREIVDEKSKDYPEVTVEHLLVDAVAMKLITEPKKFDCIVTENLFGDILSDEASVLTGSLGMLPSASLSDKVGLYEPVHGSAPDIAGKGIANPMGMILSAAMMLRYSFELKEEAEAIEQAVNATLEQGYHTADLQIKDGKKVGTEEVTQVIIDQLNVKITS; encoded by the coding sequence ATGACAAAGAAAATTGTATTGCTCCCAGGAGATGGAATCGGTCGGGAAATTATGGGGTCGGCCAAAGCTGTACTGGAAACAGTCGCAGAAAAGTTCGGTCATGAGTTTGAATTTGAGACACATGCAATCGGAGGCGATGCTTACGACAGATTGGGTGAACCGCTGCCGGAAGAAACGGTCCAGGCCTGCGAAGGTGCGGACGCAATTCTGCTCGGTGCCGTCGGAGGACATAAATGGGACTCCCTTCCAAAACATTTGCGACCGGAACAAGGATTGCTTGGAATTCGTAAAAAACTTGGCCTGTTTGCCAATTTACGCCCGATTAAAGGATTCAAACCACTGCTCCATGCTTCACCTTTGAAAGAGGAAATCGTAGCAGGCAGTGATATTTTAATCATTAGGGAGCTGACTGGCGGTCTTTATTTCGGTAAACCGAGCGAACGCCGTGACAATGGCAACGTTGTTGTTGATACTCTGTATTATGAGCGTCACGAGATTGAACGCATCGTGGAACAGGCATTCAATTCCGCAATGCTTCGCAACAAGCATCTTGTTTCCGTTGATAAAGCAAATGTTCTTGAATCAAGCAGAATGTGGCGAGAGATTGTTGATGAGAAGAGCAAAGACTACCCAGAAGTGACTGTTGAGCATTTACTTGTTGATGCGGTAGCAATGAAGCTGATAACTGAACCGAAAAAATTCGATTGCATCGTTACAGAGAACCTCTTTGGTGACATCCTTAGTGATGAAGCATCAGTCCTCACTGGTTCATTGGGTATGCTTCCATCAGCTAGCTTGTCTGATAAAGTAGGCCTTTACGAGCCGGTACACGGATCAGCTCCTGACATAGCCGGTAAAGGAATTGCCAATCCAATGGGGATGATTCTCTCTGCGGCGATGATGCTGCGCTACTCTTTTGAACTTAAAGAAGAAGCGGAAGCTATTGAACAGGCAGTAAATGCTACTTTGGAACAGGGTTATCATACAGCAGACTTGCAGATTAAGGATGGCAAGAAAGTAGGAACAGAGGAAGTTACACAGGTGATTATTGATCAACTGAATGTAAAAATTACTTCATGA
- the ilvC gene encoding ketol-acid reductoisomerase yields the protein MAKLLYENEINTQVLEGKKIAVIGYGSQGHAHSLNLRESGFDVVIGNREGKSFNQAKEDGFAVYPVAEAVKQADLVMILLPDELQQSVFEESIRPNLKDGAALAFAHGFNVHYGQIQPPSNVDVFLAAPKGPGHLVRRTYQEGAGVPGLYGIYQDYTGKAREIALAYTAGIGSARGGVLETSFQEETETDLFGEQAVLCGGATALVKAGFETLVEAGYQPELAYFECLHELKLIVDLMYEGGLENMRYSISDTAEWGDFVSGPRVVNDETKARMKEVLKDIQTGEFAKGWILENQANRPKYTAIKNAENNHLIEKVGRELRSLMPFVKNPIQSEQKDVKVNVTN from the coding sequence ATGGCTAAATTGCTATATGAAAATGAAATCAACACGCAGGTATTGGAAGGTAAGAAAATTGCAGTAATCGGTTATGGTTCACAGGGTCACGCTCATTCATTGAACCTTCGTGAAAGTGGTTTTGATGTTGTCATCGGAAACCGTGAAGGAAAATCTTTCAATCAGGCAAAGGAAGATGGCTTTGCTGTTTATCCAGTTGCAGAAGCAGTTAAACAGGCAGATCTCGTTATGATTCTTCTTCCGGACGAGTTGCAGCAGTCTGTATTCGAAGAAAGCATCAGACCGAACCTTAAGGATGGAGCTGCACTTGCTTTCGCACACGGCTTTAACGTTCATTATGGACAAATCCAGCCACCATCAAACGTTGATGTGTTCCTTGCAGCACCAAAAGGACCAGGTCACCTTGTTCGCCGTACTTATCAGGAAGGCGCTGGCGTACCTGGACTTTATGGCATCTACCAGGACTACACTGGAAAAGCTCGTGAAATTGCACTTGCTTATACAGCTGGTATCGGTTCAGCTCGTGGCGGTGTACTCGAAACTTCATTCCAAGAAGAAACAGAAACAGATTTGTTCGGTGAGCAAGCAGTACTTTGCGGTGGCGCAACTGCTCTCGTAAAAGCAGGATTTGAAACATTGGTTGAAGCTGGATACCAGCCGGAACTTGCATATTTCGAGTGCTTGCATGAGCTTAAGCTGATCGTTGACTTGATGTATGAAGGCGGACTTGAGAACATGCGTTACTCAATCTCTGATACAGCTGAGTGGGGAGATTTCGTATCTGGTCCACGTGTTGTTAACGACGAAACAAAAGCTCGCATGAAAGAAGTGCTTAAAGATATTCAGACTGGTGAATTCGCAAAAGGCTGGATTCTTGAAAACCAGGCTAACCGTCCGAAGTACACAGCAATCAAGAATGCTGAGAACAACCACCTGATTGAAAAAGTCGGAAGGGAGCTCCGTTCACTAATGCCTTTTGTAAAGAACCCAATCCAATCTGAACAAAAGGACGTGAAGGTTAATGTCACGAATTAA
- the leuC gene encoding 3-isopropylmalate dehydratase large subunit — MVKPKTVIEKIWEKHVVHKEGDQNLLYIDLHLVHEVTSPQAFEGLRLNNRKVRRTDLTFATMDHNVPTYKRHEVRDATSKKQMDTLQQNCQEFGVSLADMYHPDQGIVHVIGPELGLTQPGKTIVCGDSHTSTHGAFGALGFGIGTSEVEHVLATQTVWQGTPKTLNLKVVGDLRPGITAKDLMLAIIAKFGVGFGTGYIVEYTGKAIHDLPMEGRMTICNMSIEAGARAGLISPDETTVEFLRGRRHVPQKTADFEKAAAEWLSLATDEGAEYDETLVINAAEVEPQVTWGTNPAMCVPVSGCTPRLEDVNYDPNVKRALEYMGLEEGQPIESIEVDHIFIGSCTNSRVRDLRNAAEIVKGKKLHSNIKKAIVVPGSFTVKMQAEKEGLDQIFIDAGFEWRNSGCSACLGMNDDVIPSGGRCASTSNRNFEGRQGNGARTHLVSPEMAAAAAIHGHFIDVRQLTGILN; from the coding sequence ATGGTAAAACCAAAAACAGTCATTGAGAAGATTTGGGAAAAACATGTCGTGCATAAAGAAGGCGATCAGAATCTATTGTATATTGATTTGCATTTGGTTCATGAAGTGACGTCGCCGCAGGCTTTTGAAGGTTTGCGCCTGAATAATCGCAAAGTACGTCGTACAGATTTGACCTTTGCGACGATGGATCATAATGTGCCGACTTATAAGAGACATGAAGTAAGAGATGCGACATCAAAAAAACAGATGGATACATTGCAGCAAAACTGTCAGGAATTTGGTGTTTCTCTTGCTGATATGTACCATCCGGACCAGGGAATTGTACACGTAATCGGACCTGAGCTTGGATTGACACAACCGGGCAAAACAATTGTTTGTGGTGATAGTCATACTTCTACTCACGGTGCTTTCGGGGCTCTTGGTTTTGGGATTGGTACTTCCGAAGTGGAACATGTTTTGGCGACGCAGACTGTATGGCAAGGTACTCCAAAAACATTGAACTTGAAGGTTGTTGGTGATCTGCGCCCTGGTATTACGGCAAAAGATTTGATGCTAGCAATCATCGCTAAATTCGGTGTTGGTTTTGGAACAGGATATATTGTTGAATATACAGGAAAGGCAATCCATGATTTGCCGATGGAAGGCCGAATGACAATTTGTAATATGTCCATTGAAGCAGGTGCACGTGCGGGCTTGATTAGCCCGGATGAGACAACTGTGGAATTCCTTCGCGGACGCCGCCACGTTCCTCAAAAAACAGCTGACTTTGAAAAGGCAGCAGCTGAGTGGCTTTCCCTTGCCACTGATGAAGGGGCAGAATATGATGAGACTCTTGTCATTAATGCAGCAGAAGTTGAACCACAAGTTACATGGGGTACAAACCCGGCTATGTGTGTTCCCGTAAGTGGATGCACACCTCGTCTTGAGGATGTAAATTACGATCCAAACGTTAAACGTGCCTTGGAATATATGGGTCTTGAAGAAGGTCAGCCTATTGAGTCTATCGAAGTTGATCATATTTTCATTGGATCATGCACGAACTCACGTGTACGCGATTTGAGAAATGCAGCTGAAATTGTAAAGGGTAAGAAACTTCACTCAAACATCAAGAAGGCAATCGTTGTACCAGGCTCGTTCACAGTTAAGATGCAGGCTGAAAAAGAAGGACTTGACCAAATTTTCATCGATGCAGGTTTTGAATGGCGCAATTCTGGATGCAGTGCTTGCCTTGGAATGAATGATGACGTTATTCCGTCAGGCGGACGCTGTGCTTCCACTTCCAACCGTAACTTCGAAGGCAGACAGGGAAATGGAGCACGTACACACTTGGTTAGTCCAGAAATGGCTGCTGCAGCAGCAATTCATGGTCATTTCATCGATGTACGCCAGTTAACAGGCATTCTTAACTAA
- a CDS encoding 2-isopropylmalate synthase: MSRIKIFDTTLRDGEQSPGVNLNQLEKLEIARQLERFGADRIEAGFPASSKGDFNAVKAIADTVRGTSVTGLARSVKSDIDTSWEALKGAEEPCLHVFIATSPIHMKYKLKKTAQEVVDTAVSMVSYAKQRFPQIEWSAEDASRSDREFLAYIIEKVIDAGATVINLPDTVGYSTPQEFGSLFKYIKETVPNIDRVDLSCHCHNDLGMAVANSLAAVENGATQVEGTINGIGERAGNAALEEVAVALKIRSDFYPYETGIKLDEIKRTSDLVSKLTGMYVQANKAIIGRNAFAHESGIHQDGVLKHAETYEIITPAMVGVTSNTLFLGKHSGRHAFKDKVKDLGYDLSEEKLKEAFDLFKQLTDRKKEVTDEDLFSILTEVQTETTTVGKYKLEVFQVHYDTENTPSATVRICDPNGVSHEATASAKGSVEAVYQTLENLISEDVKLVDYQLNSVGRGKDALAESHVQLIVNDEQVNGRGSAQDVLAASANAYLNAVNRYIVQQTAKKQSAK, translated from the coding sequence ATGTCACGAATTAAGATCTTTGATACGACTTTGAGAGATGGAGAACAGTCTCCTGGAGTCAATTTGAACCAGCTTGAAAAGCTGGAAATCGCCAGACAGCTCGAACGTTTTGGAGCTGACCGGATTGAGGCGGGTTTTCCCGCCTCATCCAAAGGCGATTTCAATGCTGTTAAGGCAATTGCTGATACAGTAAGAGGAACTTCTGTAACAGGACTTGCACGTTCAGTCAAATCTGATATTGATACGTCCTGGGAAGCTTTGAAAGGTGCTGAAGAACCTTGCTTGCACGTGTTCATTGCCACTTCTCCAATCCATATGAAATACAAGCTTAAGAAGACGGCACAAGAAGTTGTCGATACTGCGGTAAGCATGGTTTCATATGCCAAGCAACGTTTTCCTCAAATAGAATGGTCAGCAGAGGATGCTTCACGCTCAGACCGTGAATTCCTTGCCTATATTATCGAGAAGGTAATTGATGCCGGAGCAACTGTCATCAATTTGCCGGACACTGTGGGCTATTCGACACCTCAGGAATTTGGCTCTCTATTCAAATATATTAAAGAGACGGTTCCGAATATTGATCGTGTTGATCTTTCATGCCACTGTCATAACGACCTTGGAATGGCTGTTGCCAACTCTCTTGCAGCAGTTGAGAATGGTGCTACACAGGTTGAGGGAACAATCAATGGAATAGGCGAGCGTGCGGGGAATGCTGCACTGGAAGAAGTTGCAGTAGCTCTCAAAATCCGGTCCGATTTCTACCCTTACGAAACTGGTATCAAACTCGATGAAATCAAACGCACGAGTGACCTCGTTTCCAAGCTTACAGGTATGTATGTTCAGGCCAACAAAGCAATCATTGGACGCAATGCATTTGCGCATGAATCCGGTATTCACCAGGATGGCGTGCTCAAACATGCAGAAACATACGAAATCATTACGCCGGCAATGGTCGGGGTAACATCGAATACACTTTTCCTTGGAAAGCATTCCGGACGCCATGCGTTCAAAGATAAGGTGAAGGACCTTGGCTATGATCTTTCTGAAGAAAAATTGAAGGAAGCGTTTGATCTATTCAAACAGCTTACAGATCGTAAAAAAGAAGTTACAGATGAGGATCTCTTCTCAATCCTTACAGAAGTTCAGACAGAAACAACAACTGTTGGAAAGTATAAACTTGAAGTATTCCAAGTTCATTACGACACAGAGAATACACCTTCAGCAACTGTCAGAATATGTGATCCGAATGGCGTTAGCCATGAAGCTACAGCTTCTGCGAAAGGCAGTGTTGAAGCAGTCTATCAGACGTTGGAGAATCTGATTTCTGAAGATGTCAAACTAGTAGACTACCAGTTGAACTCTGTTGGGAGAGGCAAGGATGCTCTAGCAGAATCCCATGTTCAGCTAATTGTTAACGATGAACAAGTAAATGGCAGGGGCTCTGCCCAGGATGTACTGGCAGCTTCAGCTAATGCTTATCTGAATGCTGTCAACCGTTATATCGTTCAACAAACAGCAAAGAAACAATCCGCCAAATAA